A window of Chrysiogenia bacterium genomic DNA:
ACGTCCCCGCAGGAGTGTTCGCTGTCTCAATTTCGGTCACCGTTTTCGCGGTGGCACTGGTCGGATTCGTCAACTCCGGCGAGGCTGCCGAAGCCACCTACGGCCGTTTCGACGACGTGACCCTCGATGGCTGCTATGACGGCGATACCTGCACCTTCACGATCCCCGACGTTCATCCGCTCCTGGGCGAGCGGATCGGCGTCCGCGTCCGGGGGATCGATGCGCCGGAGATTCGGGGGAGATGTGAAGCCGAGAAGGCGCTGGCACGGGCGGCCAGGGACCGGCTTCGAGCGCTGCTCGCCGAGGCCGTCCGCATCGACTTGGTGAATGTGTCCAGAGGGAAGTATTTTCGGATCATCGCCGATGTCGAGGCCGACGGGATGAATGTCGCCGACATTCTGCTTCGGGAGGGCCTTGGGAGAGGCTACTCTGGCCAGGCGCGGGAGGCGTG
This region includes:
- a CDS encoding thermonuclease family protein → MSHRHVPAGVFAVSISVTVFAVALVGFVNSGEAAEATYGRFDDVTLDGCYDGDTCTFTIPDVHPLLGERIGVRVRGIDAPEIRGRCEAEKALARAARDRLRALLAEAVRIDLVNVSRGKYFRIIADVEADGMNVADILLREGLGRGYSGQAREAWCVAE